GGTTTGACGAGGCGGAGGTGCGGCATATGGCGGTCACCGTGCCGGAGAAGCTGGCCTTGGGAGGGGAAAGGTGAAGCGCCTTTTGGTGGTGAGCGCCCACGCCGCGGACTTCGTGTGGCGGGCGGGTGGGGCCATCGCCCTCGCCGTGGCCCAGGGGGGCGAGGCCTTGGTGGTGGCCCTGAGCTACGGGGAGAGGGGGGAGTCGGGGGAGCTTTGGAAGGAGCCCGGGCAGACCTTGGAGCGGGTCAAGGCCATCCGGGAGGCCGAGGCGAGACGGGCCGCCGAGGTTTTGGGGGCCGGGTTCGTGGGCCTGGACCTCGGGGACTACCCCTTGAGGGTGGGCGAGGAAGCCCTTTGGCGGCTCGTGGACATCTTGGTCAACTTTGCCCCTGATGTCCTCATCACCCACACCCCCAAGGATCCTTTCAACCCCGACCACCCGGTGGCCTACGAGGCCACGGAGAAGGCGCGCCAGCTGGCCTCGGGGGCGGGGGTGGCGAGCGCTTTCCGGACCATCCGGCCTCCCGAGTTTTGGCTTTTTGAGCCCCATCAGCCCGAGCTGTGCGGCTTTGTGCCCAACCTCTTTCTGGACATCACCCCGGCGTGGGAGAAGAAGCGGGCGGCCATGGAGGTCTTCGCCTCCCAGGCGTACCTCGTCCGCTACTACAGCGAGCGGGCCGAGCACAGGGCCAACCACGCGCGGCGGATCTCCGGCTTTAAGGACATCGAACGCGCCGAAGCCTTTCAGCGGGTCCTGCCCCAGGTGCTCCGGGCCCTTTGAGGAGGGGAGGGCATGCTTTCCCAGGAGGAGATCCAGGAGCTTGCGGCCCTGGGGACCGCCACGGTGTACGAGGCCTCGGGGCGGAAGGGTCTCGTGGAGGCGGGCTTTGTGCGCCTACCCGAGGGCAGCCGGGCCGCTGGCCCCGCCTTTCCCGTGCTCTGCGCCCAAGGGGATAACCTGGGGGTCCATGCGGCCATGGCGGCCGTGCGCCCGGGAGAGGTGCTGGTCCTGGCCATGCCGGAACCCGAGCCTGTGGCCCTTGTGGGGGAACTCCTCGCCACCCAGGCCAAGGCCAGGGGGGTGGCCGCCCTCCTTGTGGACGGGGCGGTGCGGGACGCGGACGGGCTCAGGCTCCTCGGGCTCCCCATCTGGGCGCGGTTTGTGAGCCCAAGGGGGGCCCGGCGGGAGAGGGTGCTGGGCCTGGGTACCCCGGTATGGGTGGGAGGGGTGGAGGTGCGCCTAGGAGACTATGTGGTGTTGGATGGGGACGGGGTCGTGGTCCTCCCGAGGGAGCGGGCCCGGGAGGTGTTGCAGCGCGCCCGGGAGCGGGCGGAGCGGGAGGCGGCTTTGAGGGCACGCTTCGCCCGGGGGGAGCTTTCCGTGGACGTCTATGGGTTGCGCCAGAACCTGAGGGAGGCCTTGGCGGAGGCAGAGCGGCTTCGGGGAGGAGAGGATGGCTAGGCTACGGGTGGCCGTCTTGGGGCTGGGGGAAGCGGGATCGGCCATCGCCCAAGACCTCCTCCTGGCCGGGGCCGAGGTGGTGGGCTTTGACCCTGTTCCGGAAAAGACCGTTCCCGGCCTTTTGCGGGCTCAAAGCGAGGCCGAGGCGGCGGAGGGCGCCTCGCTAGTCCTCTCGGTGAACTGGGCCCGGGTGGCCCGGGAGGTGGCGGAGAAGGTGGCCCCGGTTTTGCGGCCCGGGCAGGTTTATGCGGACCTGCTCAGTACACGTCAAAACTGGGGACCACCCCTTTAGGATGGACCTGCGTCCACGTGGATGGGCAGGTATCCATAGGAGGTGGTCCCCGTGGAACAGCTTACCCCACTCATCAACGCCTTGAAGCGATACTGGAAGGCCGACCTCAGGCGCCTCACCTTCCTGGCCGCCCTGGTGATGGCTCTGGTCACCGCCCGCACCACAAGCGGCCCCAGACTCGCTCTTCCCCTCGGCTCCATAGCCAGCCCTGACCCCCGCTCCGCCTACCGAAGGTTACAGCGGTTCTTGGCCTGGCCGGGGCTGGACGGGGAGGGCTATGCCCGCTTCGTCCGCAAGGTGTTTCCGCCTCTGGCGGAAAGCATCACCTTCCTCCAACCCCAAGGGCTCCTCCTGGTCATGGACCGGACCGAATGGGAGCTGGGGAAGAGCAAGGTCAACCTCCTGATGCTGGCCTTCCTGTACCAAGGCCTGGCCGTCCCCCTGTTCTGGAACTTCCTCCCCCACGACGGCAACTCCTCCACCCCCGAACGCATCGCCCTGACGGAGAGGGCCTTGGCTTTCCTGAGGGCCCACTTCCCCCACCTCCGGGTGGAGGGGTTCCTGGCGGATCGGGAGTTCATAGGGGAGGCGTGGTTCCGGTACCTGGAGGAGAAGGGCATCCCCCGGTGCATCCGAATCAAGGCCAACACCCGGATGTGGCGGTTGGGCTCGGGCCCTCGGGCCTGGGAGCTCTTTGCCTTCCTGAAGGTGGGAGAGAGCCGGGCGCCCAGGCGGCGGTGCTGGGTCTACGGGCGGCGCATGTGGGTGGTGGGGTTGCGCCTTGGGGTCCGGGAGTGGCTGATTGTGGCTACGGACCTGGACCTTCACCGGGTGCTGGAGGTGTACGGGCTCAGGTGGGGGATAGAGCGGCTCTTTGGGGCCCTGAAGGGGCGGGGATTTGACCTGGAGGCCACGCACGTGACGCGGGGGGAGAGGCTTTCGCGGCTTTTGGTCCCCTTGAGCCTGGCCTTCGTGTGGGCGTTTCGGACGGGGCTTGTGCTGCACCGGGTGCGTCCGGCGAGGCCCAAGAAGCACGGGAGGCTGGGGCAGAGCCTCTTCCGGGCGGGGCTGGACCTGCTCACCCTTTGGGCGCTTGCCCTCTGGGGTGCAGGGGGAGGAAGGCGCGGAAGTCCCTTGGGGTTATGCCCTATGGAGGTTTTGACGTGTACATAAGTCCAATCAAAGCCTTTCTTGGGGTCGCCACCACGGGTCGTGTAAGGATTTATGTGTAAGGGCCCGTGTTTAATAGGGGGGCACACCTTAGCACGAGGAGGTGCCCCGTGGACCAGGATACCTTGCGGATCTTGCTGAGGGAAGCGGTGCGGGAGACAGTAGCCGAGGTTCTGCAGACGGTTCTGGAGCTGGACCGGACAGCCTTCTTGCAGGTGCACGGGGGGCGCAGGAACGGCTACTACCCCCGCAAGCTGGAGACCACCTTCGGCCAGGTGGACCTGAAGGTCCCTAGGGATCGGGAATCTCGGTATTACCCGGCTTTCCTTAAGCCCTACGCCCGCCGCCTGGTGGACGTGGGGGAAGTAGCTGTGGCCTTGTACGCCGCCGGGGTCAGTCAGCGCAAGGCGGCCGAGATATTGAGCCTGCTCTTAGGCCACCGCTACTCCCACGAGACCCTAAGCGCTCTGACCGACCAAGTCCTGGAGGCGGCAGGAGCCTTCCGCACCCGGCCTTTGCCCGAGGAGATGGCCTTCGTCTACCTGGACGGGCTTTCCTTAAAGGTCTTCAGGGAAGGGGAAGGGATTGTGCGGGAAACGGTGTATGTGGCCCTGGGCATCGCCCCTGATGGGGAGAGGCGGGTCCTGGGGTTCTGGCTGTTGCCCACGGAGAGCGCCCTGGGATGGGAGGGGGTCCTGGGGGAGCTTTGGCAGCGGGGCCTGCGGCGGGTATTGCTCTTCATCACCGACGGGCTGCCCGGGCTTCCTGAAGCGATCCGCAGGGTCTACCCTCAGGCGGAGTGGCAGCGGTGCGTGGTGCACGGGGTGCGGTGGAGCCTGTCCCAGGTGCGGGCGCGGGACCGGGGCCTGCTGGCGGAGGACCTGAGGCGGGTGTACGGGGCGGAGAGCAGGGATGAAGCCCTTAGGGCCTTGGAGGAGGTGAAGGCCGCCTGGGGTTCGCGGTACCCGGGGGTGGTGGGGCTTTGGGTACAGGATTCGGGGGCCTTCCTGCGGTTCTACGGGTACCCCAAGGTGCTTTGGCCGTACCTGCGGAGCACCAACCTGATGGAGCGGTTTATCCGGGAGCTACGGCGGGGGACGAAGGTGCGGGACCACAAGTTTCCTAAGGAAGAGGCGGTGTACAAGCTCCTTTACCTGGAGTCAGAGAGGCAGGAAGGGAGGTGGGCAGAACGGAAACTAAAGGGGTTCTCGGAGGTGAAGGAGGTGCTGGAGAAGATGCTTCAGGAGCGGTATGCCCCCCGTACACAGACTCTTACACATAACTCTTGACACGACCCCACCACGGCTGAAGAAATAGGGTTGCCAAGGTGTGTCGTCGGTGATGCAGGGAATGCCGTTGAGCTCGCACTGGTCCGCCAC
This region of Thermus thermophilus genomic DNA includes:
- a CDS encoding PIG-L deacetylase family protein is translated as MKRLLVVSAHAADFVWRAGGAIALAVAQGGEALVVALSYGERGESGELWKEPGQTLERVKAIREAEARRAAEVLGAGFVGLDLGDYPLRVGEEALWRLVDILVNFAPDVLITHTPKDPFNPDHPVAYEATEKARQLASGAGVASAFRTIRPPEFWLFEPHQPELCGFVPNLFLDITPAWEKKRAAMEVFASQAYLVRYYSERAEHRANHARRISGFKDIERAEAFQRVLPQVLRAL
- a CDS encoding 4-carboxy-4-hydroxy-2-oxoadipate aldolase/oxaloacetate decarboxylase; this translates as MLSQEEIQELAALGTATVYEASGRKGLVEAGFVRLPEGSRAAGPAFPVLCAQGDNLGVHAAMAAVRPGEVLVLAMPEPEPVALVGELLATQAKARGVAALLVDGAVRDADGLRLLGLPIWARFVSPRGARRERVLGLGTPVWVGGVEVRLGDYVVLDGDGVVVLPRERAREVLQRARERAEREAALRARFARGELSVDVYGLRQNLREALAEAERLRGGEDG
- a CDS encoding NAD(P)-binding domain-containing protein, which translates into the protein MARLRVAVLGLGEAGSAIAQDLLLAGAEVVGFDPVPEKTVPGLLRAQSEAEAAEGASLVLSVNWARVAREVAEKVAPVLRPGQVYADLLSTRQNWGPPL
- a CDS encoding IS4 family transposase, whose translation is MVPVEQLTPLINALKRYWKADLRRLTFLAALVMALVTARTTSGPRLALPLGSIASPDPRSAYRRLQRFLAWPGLDGEGYARFVRKVFPPLAESITFLQPQGLLLVMDRTEWELGKSKVNLLMLAFLYQGLAVPLFWNFLPHDGNSSTPERIALTERALAFLRAHFPHLRVEGFLADREFIGEAWFRYLEEKGIPRCIRIKANTRMWRLGSGPRAWELFAFLKVGESRAPRRRCWVYGRRMWVVGLRLGVREWLIVATDLDLHRVLEVYGLRWGIERLFGALKGRGFDLEATHVTRGERLSRLLVPLSLAFVWAFRTGLVLHRVRPARPKKHGRLGQSLFRAGLDLLTLWALALWGAGGGRRGSPLGLCPMEVLTCT
- a CDS encoding IS256-like element ISTth4 family transposase yields the protein MFNRGAHLSTRRCPVDQDTLRILLREAVRETVAEVLQTVLELDRTAFLQVHGGRRNGYYPRKLETTFGQVDLKVPRDRESRYYPAFLKPYARRLVDVGEVAVALYAAGVSQRKAAEILSLLLGHRYSHETLSALTDQVLEAAGAFRTRPLPEEMAFVYLDGLSLKVFREGEGIVRETVYVALGIAPDGERRVLGFWLLPTESALGWEGVLGELWQRGLRRVLLFITDGLPGLPEAIRRVYPQAEWQRCVVHGVRWSLSQVRARDRGLLAEDLRRVYGAESRDEALRALEEVKAAWGSRYPGVVGLWVQDSGAFLRFYGYPKVLWPYLRSTNLMERFIRELRRGTKVRDHKFPKEEAVYKLLYLESERQEGRWAERKLKGFSEVKEVLEKMLQERYAPRTQTLTHNS